A single window of Rhizobium indicum DNA harbors:
- a CDS encoding efflux RND transporter permease subunit, with the protein MNFSAWSIRNPIAPLLAFCLLVFIGMQSFNALPITRFPNIDVPLVSINVTQSGASPAELEMQVTKEIEDAVASITGIDEIQSTVTDGSSQTVVMFRMEVPTEQAVQDTKDAIDRIRSDLPTTAEAPIVSKVDVEGQAIQTFAVSSPAMSLEELSWFVDDTIKRSLQGQAGIGRVDRYGGAEREVRIELTPDKLNAYGITAASVNQQLRGTNIDLGSGRGQVAGSEQAIRVLGDARNVADLANTTIGLPNGRFVKLSDLGVIKDTYEEPKSFSRFNDTPVVTFGVFRSKGASEVSVAETVAQNLDKVRTENPNVKIELIDDSVYFTYGNYEAAIHTLLEGALLAVIVVFLFLRNWRATLISAIALPLSAIPTFWIMDMMGFSLNLVSFLALTLATGILVDDAIVEIENIARHIKMGKTPYRAAIEAADEIGLAVIATTFTIIAVFVPVSFMPGIPGQYFIQFGLTVAFSVFFSLMVARLITPMMAAYLMRAEDAMEDHHDNDGLLMRGYTRLIRGTTGRWYTRYATLIVAFAFLVGSVLLLMQVPGSFLPPEDASRIVLSVELPPNARLDDTEKTTDAIYDRVKDINGVDSVFVLGGASPKGDLELRRATITLALDKLDQSLVKKMVNDVIGRIPVIGPKLPKVEVHGRERPQWDIEKEVFAKLRDIPDVRILKLNDRGERDLSFNFLSKNDKDLNDAVGILESKLRADPLLANVSADGSLPRPELQVHPRMDEAARLGITPQQISETIRVATIGDVDAALAKISLDDRQIPIRVQAALDMRRDLAAIRTLKIQTASGGTVPLASVANIDYSEGVSSIKRNNRYRVVSIGSDLPQGVALDTASARFRQIVNDANIPATVHLAESGDTKVQSEMQQSFVNAMLMGLLLVLTVLILLFKDVIQPFTILFSLPLAIGGVAAGLILTSNPLSMPVMIGILMLMGVVTKNAILLVDFAIEMRHQGMPRVEAMVEAGRKRARPIIMTSIAMSAGMLPSALGVGEGGSFRAPMAIAVIGGIIVSTVLSLVVVPSFFLIMDDLSRLLGWAFGRLVGRKDEEELPLSREDLTRVTRENRSEIDSLEERLTAIEKPEGKRKSAKGNDTNVLRLPPFAAE; encoded by the coding sequence ATGAATTTTTCAGCCTGGTCCATCCGAAATCCCATTGCACCACTGCTGGCCTTCTGCCTGCTGGTGTTCATCGGCATGCAGTCCTTCAACGCGCTGCCGATCACGCGCTTTCCGAACATCGACGTGCCGCTCGTTTCGATCAACGTGACGCAGAGCGGCGCTTCGCCGGCCGAGCTCGAAATGCAGGTGACGAAGGAGATCGAAGACGCGGTGGCCTCCATCACCGGCATCGACGAAATCCAGTCGACGGTGACCGACGGCAGCTCGCAGACCGTCGTCATGTTCCGGATGGAAGTGCCGACCGAACAGGCCGTGCAGGACACCAAGGATGCAATCGACCGCATCCGCAGCGATCTGCCGACTACGGCCGAAGCACCAATCGTCTCCAAGGTCGATGTCGAGGGACAGGCGATCCAGACCTTCGCCGTTTCCTCGCCTGCCATGTCGCTGGAAGAACTTTCGTGGTTCGTCGACGATACGATCAAGCGTTCGCTGCAGGGCCAGGCCGGCATCGGCCGTGTCGACCGTTACGGCGGCGCCGAGCGCGAAGTGCGCATCGAACTTACCCCTGACAAGCTCAATGCCTACGGCATCACCGCCGCGAGCGTGAACCAGCAGCTGCGCGGCACCAACATCGACCTCGGCTCAGGCCGCGGCCAAGTGGCGGGAAGCGAACAGGCGATCCGTGTTCTCGGCGACGCCCGCAACGTCGCCGACCTCGCCAACACGACGATCGGCCTGCCGAACGGCCGCTTCGTCAAACTATCCGATCTCGGCGTCATCAAGGACACCTATGAGGAGCCGAAATCCTTCTCGCGCTTCAACGATACGCCAGTCGTTACCTTCGGCGTTTTCCGCTCCAAGGGCGCCAGCGAGGTCAGCGTCGCCGAAACCGTGGCGCAGAACCTCGACAAGGTGCGGACCGAAAATCCGAATGTGAAGATCGAACTGATCGACGATTCGGTCTATTTCACCTACGGCAACTACGAAGCCGCCATCCATACGCTCCTCGAAGGCGCGCTGCTCGCCGTCATCGTCGTCTTCCTGTTCCTGAGGAACTGGCGCGCGACGCTGATTTCGGCAATCGCCCTACCCTTGTCCGCGATCCCGACCTTCTGGATCATGGACATGATGGGTTTCTCACTGAACCTCGTCAGCTTCCTCGCTCTGACGCTCGCCACCGGTATCCTTGTCGACGATGCGATCGTCGAAATCGAAAACATCGCCCGCCACATCAAGATGGGCAAGACGCCCTATCGAGCGGCGATCGAGGCGGCTGATGAAATCGGCCTTGCCGTCATCGCCACCACCTTCACCATCATCGCCGTTTTCGTGCCCGTTTCCTTCATGCCGGGCATTCCGGGCCAGTACTTCATCCAGTTCGGTCTGACCGTCGCCTTCTCTGTCTTCTTCTCGCTGATGGTGGCGCGCCTGATCACCCCGATGATGGCCGCCTATCTGATGCGCGCCGAAGACGCCATGGAAGACCATCACGACAATGACGGCCTGCTGATGCGCGGCTACACCCGTCTCATACGTGGCACGACTGGACGCTGGTACACGCGTTATGCGACGCTGATTGTCGCGTTCGCTTTTCTGGTCGGCTCCGTTTTGTTGCTGATGCAGGTTCCCGGCAGCTTCCTGCCGCCGGAAGATGCCTCACGCATCGTTCTTTCCGTCGAGCTGCCGCCCAATGCACGCCTTGACGACACCGAGAAGACGACGGATGCGATCTATGACAGGGTCAAGGACATCAACGGCGTCGATAGCGTCTTCGTCCTCGGTGGCGCATCGCCGAAGGGCGATCTCGAACTGCGCCGTGCGACCATCACGCTGGCACTCGATAAGCTCGACCAATCGCTGGTCAAGAAGATGGTCAACGACGTGATCGGCCGTATCCCCGTCATTGGCCCGAAACTGCCGAAGGTGGAGGTCCACGGCCGAGAACGCCCGCAGTGGGATATCGAAAAGGAAGTCTTCGCCAAGCTGCGCGATATTCCCGACGTCCGGATCCTGAAGCTCAATGACCGCGGCGAACGCGACCTCTCCTTCAACTTCCTTTCCAAGAACGACAAGGACCTGAACGACGCTGTCGGCATTCTGGAATCCAAGCTGCGCGCCGATCCGTTGCTTGCCAATGTCAGCGCCGACGGCTCCCTTCCCCGCCCGGAACTGCAGGTTCACCCGCGCATGGATGAGGCGGCCCGCCTCGGCATTACGCCGCAGCAGATCTCCGAGACGATCCGCGTCGCCACCATCGGCGATGTCGATGCCGCCCTTGCCAAGATCTCGCTCGACGATCGCCAGATCCCGATCCGCGTTCAGGCCGCACTCGACATGCGTCGCGATCTCGCGGCCATCCGGACATTGAAGATCCAGACCGCCAGCGGCGGCACCGTTCCGCTCGCGAGCGTCGCCAATATCGACTATTCGGAAGGGGTAAGCTCGATCAAGCGCAACAACCGCTACCGCGTCGTCTCGATCGGTTCCGACCTGCCGCAGGGCGTAGCACTCGACACGGCTTCGGCCCGCTTCCGTCAGATCGTCAATGACGCCAATATCCCGGCCACGGTGCACCTTGCCGAAAGCGGCGACACCAAGGTGCAGAGCGAGATGCAGCAGAGTTTCGTCAACGCCATGTTGATGGGCCTGCTGCTGGTGCTGACGGTGCTGATCCTGCTCTTCAAGGACGTGATCCAGCCCTTCACCATCCTGTTCTCACTGCCGCTCGCCATTGGCGGCGTCGCAGCCGGCCTGATCCTCACCAGCAATCCGCTGTCGATGCCTGTCATGATCGGCATCCTGATGCTGATGGGTGTCGTCACCAAGAACGCCATCCTGCTCGTCGATTTCGCAATCGAGATGCGCCATCAAGGCATGCCTCGCGTCGAGGCCATGGTCGAAGCCGGCCGCAAGCGCGCCCGGCCGATCATCATGACCTCGATCGCCATGTCGGCGGGCATGCTGCCTTCCGCGCTCGGTGTCGGCGAAGGCGGCTCGTTCCGCGCGCCGATGGCGATCGCGGTGATCGGCGGCATTATCGTCTCGACTGTGCTCTCGCTCGTCGTCGTGCCCTCCTTCTTCCTGATCATGGACGACCTGTCCCGCCTGCTCGGCTGGGCTTTCGGCCGCCTGGTCGGCAGGAAGGACGAGGAGGAGCTGCCGCTGTCGCGCGAGGATCTCACCCGTGTCACCCGGGAGAACCGCAGCGAGATCGACTCGCTGGAGGAGCGCCTGACCGCAATCGAAAAGCCGGAAGGCAAACGCAAGAGCGCCAAAGGCAACGACACCAACGTGCTGCGCCTGCCGCCCTTCGCGGCGGAATAA